Proteins from a single region of Weeksella virosa DSM 16922:
- the udk gene encoding uridine kinase, whose protein sequence is MLVIGIAGGTGSGKTTVVNNILKNLNTESVIVISQDNYYRNNEHLSYEERSKVNFDHPRSIDFELLVEHVEQLKNGHAVEQPVYSFITHSRTEDTILTHPKDVIIIEGILVLTDPALRDLFDVKIFVHADSDERLIRRIRRDIQERGRDLEEVLSRYQKTLKPMHQQFIEPSKNYADIIIPNMKKKNEVAITLLSSVIKEKLNSKTNA, encoded by the coding sequence ATGTTAGTAATAGGAATTGCAGGAGGAACTGGTTCTGGAAAAACCACTGTTGTAAACAATATTTTAAAAAACTTAAACACCGAAAGTGTAATCGTAATTTCGCAAGACAATTATTACAGAAACAACGAGCATCTATCCTATGAAGAGAGATCAAAAGTTAACTTTGATCACCCCCGATCGATTGATTTCGAGTTATTGGTAGAACATGTAGAACAACTAAAGAATGGTCATGCGGTAGAACAACCTGTCTATTCGTTCATAACCCATTCTCGTACAGAAGATACCATTTTGACGCATCCTAAAGATGTAATAATTATAGAAGGAATCTTGGTATTAACGGATCCTGCTCTTAGAGATCTTTTCGATGTGAAAATTTTTGTTCATGCAGATTCCGACGAGCGACTGATCAGAAGAATAAGACGTGATATACAAGAAAGAGGACGTGATTTGGAAGAGGTTTTGAGTCGATATCAAAAAACATTGAAGCCAATGCATCAACAATTCATCGAGCCATCTAAAAATTATGCCGATATAATCATCCCTAACATGAAAAAGAAAAATGAAGTTGCTATAACTTTATTATCTTCGGTAATCAAAGAGAAATTAAACTCAAAAACCAATGCATAA
- a CDS encoding DUF4126 domain-containing protein, with product MMISTLLSLFLGVGLAAASGFRVFLPLFVLSVAAYLGADYLPLSEQWKWVGSIPAMITLGIAMIVEILAYYIPVVDNFLDTISVPLATLAGILVVAVNLGEMNELATWSLAIIAGGGTAAAISSSTATVRAISTTATAGAGNFLVNSGETASSAVLSLLAIFWAPFAFILTILVLIFFWVVWRKIKKTSSRKVQ from the coding sequence ATGATGATATCAACTTTATTATCACTTTTTTTAGGTGTAGGATTAGCAGCAGCTTCTGGTTTTCGAGTATTTTTACCGCTTTTCGTGCTTAGTGTTGCTGCTTATTTAGGGGCAGATTATCTCCCTCTTTCAGAGCAGTGGAAATGGGTGGGTAGCATACCAGCGATGATTACCCTAGGGATAGCGATGATTGTAGAAATTCTTGCTTATTATATACCAGTTGTAGATAATTTTCTCGATACCATAAGTGTTCCTTTGGCTACACTTGCCGGAATTTTGGTGGTAGCTGTAAATCTGGGGGAAATGAACGAGTTGGCAACCTGGTCTTTAGCTATAATTGCAGGTGGAGGAACAGCAGCGGCAATAAGTTCATCTACGGCAACAGTGAGAGCAATCTCTACAACGGCAACAGCAGGTGCTGGAAATTTTTTGGTTAATTCGGGCGAAACAGCAAGTTCAGCAGTTCTTAGTTTGTTGGCTATTTTTTGGGCTCCCTTTGCTTTTATATTAACTATTCTTGTTTTGATATTTTTTTGGGTTGTCTGGCGAAAAATTAAAAAAACGTCCTCGAGAAAAGTACAATAA
- a CDS encoding helix-turn-helix transcriptional regulator: MNKILDYYGLTPSEFADQIEVQRSSLSHIFSGRNNPSLDFVMKVKHQFPEISTDWMIFGDGEMIENSTPLPDEENVHTINFELDMTQDDFSEKNQHRQSSLHESKKENQNNNFVTSESSPDKTNSEEITASTSLYPTNEKKREIERIVFFYKNGKFEVYDNN; this comes from the coding sequence TTGAATAAAATTTTAGATTATTACGGACTTACACCCTCAGAATTTGCCGATCAGATAGAAGTACAACGATCGAGTCTGTCGCATATATTCTCTGGTCGCAATAACCCAAGCCTAGATTTTGTGATGAAAGTGAAGCATCAGTTTCCAGAAATCTCTACCGATTGGATGATTTTTGGAGATGGTGAAATGATCGAAAATTCGACACCTCTACCCGACGAGGAAAATGTGCATACTATAAATTTTGAACTGGATATGACACAAGATGATTTTTCTGAAAAAAATCAACATAGGCAAAGTTCCTTGCACGAGTCTAAGAAAGAGAACCAGAATAACAATTTTGTGACAAGTGAATCTTCACCTGATAAAACAAATAGCGAAGAAATCACAGCATCAACTTCTCTTTACCCAACCAATGAAAAGAAGAGAGAAATAGAGCGGATAGTTTTCTTTTACAAAAATGGAAAGTTTGAAGTATACGATAATAACTAA
- a CDS encoding zinc metallopeptidase, whose amino-acid sequence MGSYYVLIGIIALASMLVSGRLKSKFAHYSKVFLANGMSGKEIAEKMLADNGIHDVRVISTPGQLTDHYNPANKTVNLSDVVYNERNAAAAAVAAHEVGHAVQHAKGYQWLEMRSKMVPAVNLASRLNQWILILGITVFISSQNATLLWIGIALFAVTTLFAFITLPVEFDASKRALAWLESSHSLQANEHAGAKDALKWAAMTYVVAAIGSLAQLLYFVMMALGGRKE is encoded by the coding sequence ATGGGATCTTATTATGTTTTGATTGGTATAATTGCTTTAGCAAGTATGCTGGTTAGTGGAAGATTAAAAAGTAAATTTGCGCATTATTCGAAAGTATTTTTAGCCAATGGAATGAGTGGTAAGGAAATTGCCGAAAAAATGTTAGCAGATAATGGTATCCACGATGTACGGGTAATTTCCACTCCAGGACAATTGACCGACCACTACAACCCAGCAAACAAAACCGTTAACTTATCAGACGTGGTTTATAACGAAAGGAATGCCGCTGCTGCAGCCGTTGCTGCTCACGAAGTGGGACACGCTGTGCAACATGCAAAAGGATATCAATGGCTAGAAATGCGCTCTAAGATGGTACCAGCCGTGAATTTAGCAAGCAGGCTAAATCAGTGGATTTTGATTTTAGGAATCACTGTTTTTATCAGCTCGCAAAATGCCACATTGCTTTGGATTGGTATTGCCTTATTTGCTGTAACAACTCTTTTTGCATTCATAACCCTTCCCGTAGAGTTTGATGCCTCTAAACGTGCTTTAGCATGGCTAGAAAGCTCACACTCACTACAAGCGAACGAACATGCCGGAGCCAAAGATGCACTAAAATGGGCTGCAATGACCTATGTGGTTGCTGCGATCGGTTCCCTTGCCCAACTATTGTATTTTGTTATGATGGCATTAGGCGGTAGGAAAGAATAA
- a CDS encoding acyl-CoA thioesterase: MQTTQELIDLLTLETDNNTDFIGRNNYIGSRTVYGGQVVAQALSAAYKTVPKERFCHSLHSYFLLPGDLKKDILYQVTNLRDGGSFTTRSVIAKQDNQIIFMMAASFQLKQDGYHHQIEMPKVRLPEELISWEDIKNKFGNFLPNRLYTFLATERPLEFKPVEFDNPLKRENQSNNWNVWVKFKHPEKEYCLPILHQLLAYASDYNILSTALRPHAEKAHFGNTQMASIDHSIWFFREPDISDWILFSMDTPNASGARGFTRGNVFNRNGDLIASITQEGLIRPKT; this comes from the coding sequence ATGCAAACCACTCAAGAACTCATCGATTTGCTTACACTCGAGACTGATAACAATACAGATTTTATTGGGAGGAATAATTACATAGGAAGCCGAACTGTTTATGGAGGTCAAGTTGTGGCACAAGCATTGAGTGCAGCATATAAGACTGTCCCGAAAGAACGTTTTTGTCATTCACTGCATAGTTATTTTTTGTTACCTGGTGACCTAAAAAAAGATATTCTATACCAAGTAACAAACCTTCGTGATGGCGGAAGCTTCACAACAAGGTCTGTTATTGCTAAGCAAGATAATCAAATAATTTTTATGATGGCTGCTTCATTTCAGCTGAAACAAGACGGTTACCATCATCAAATAGAAATGCCCAAAGTAAGGCTACCTGAAGAATTAATTAGTTGGGAAGACATAAAAAACAAGTTTGGAAATTTTTTACCCAACAGATTGTATACTTTTTTAGCTACTGAACGTCCTTTAGAGTTCAAACCCGTAGAATTTGACAATCCATTAAAAAGAGAAAATCAATCGAACAATTGGAATGTTTGGGTGAAATTTAAACATCCTGAGAAAGAATATTGTTTACCCATTCTACATCAACTTCTTGCCTATGCATCCGATTATAATATTTTGAGCACAGCTCTTCGTCCGCATGCTGAGAAAGCCCATTTTGGTAATACACAAATGGCAAGTATAGATCATTCGATTTGGTTTTTCAGAGAGCCAGACATTTCTGATTGGATCTTATTTTCAATGGATACACCTAACGCATCTGGTGCTAGAGGGTTTACAAGAGGGAATGTTTTCAACCGCAACGGAGATTTGATTGCCTCAATAACGCAAGAAGGATTGATTCGTCCCAAGACCTAA
- a CDS encoding TlpA family protein disulfide reductase: MKKIPSYTLLILLSFLSTNCIQERVMNRVVKYDYNGQTEHLLVGEFDKNQLNGQYFKDWYEPEYNDYKVDEALSNQLKKYSKKYTIDVFMGTWCPDSKREVPALIKILETIKFPDGRVNFYGLNRDKKSFYGEELNKDVRYVPTIIVYEKRKEIGRIVESPVSGSLEEDLLMIFSKTPLEPNYSEK; the protein is encoded by the coding sequence ATGAAAAAAATTCCTTCCTATACGCTGTTAATTTTGTTGAGTTTTTTGTCTACAAACTGTATACAAGAACGTGTAATGAATCGTGTTGTGAAATACGATTATAATGGTCAAACAGAACATTTGTTGGTTGGAGAATTCGATAAAAATCAGTTAAATGGTCAATATTTCAAAGATTGGTACGAGCCAGAATATAACGATTATAAAGTTGATGAAGCGCTATCAAATCAACTCAAAAAATACAGTAAAAAATACACGATAGACGTTTTTATGGGGACTTGGTGTCCGGATAGTAAAAGAGAGGTTCCGGCGCTGATAAAAATACTAGAAACAATAAAATTTCCAGACGGACGGGTAAATTTCTATGGTTTGAATCGAGACAAGAAAAGCTTTTATGGTGAAGAGTTAAACAAGGATGTTCGGTATGTGCCAACGATAATCGTCTATGAAAAACGGAAAGAAATAGGTAGAATTGTAGAATCACCTGTTTCTGGAAGTTTAGAAGAGGATTTGTTGATGATTTTTAGTAAAACCCCTTTAGAGCCAAATTATAGTGAAAAATAG
- a CDS encoding M14 family zinc carboxypeptidase: protein MIDIKKIEEIYAQFYVEGIAEKWLRLPDLEKALSLLSIPKECIGYSFMKQPIYKISVGNGSKRILIWSQMHGNESTGTRAMLDIIKFFLSKNEFSEQLLSQISFDFIPLLNPDGADLYSRRTAVGIDMNRDFLSKSSVELQILLKQVNKEKYHYLFNLHDQRTIFNVGKTKETATLSFLAPSYNIEQSVNETRQKTMAIIQYINDSLQTLIPGKIGRYTAEFYPRSTGDNFTMQGYPCVLFEAGHYPNDWQREQTRKYLFLAILKAMEAIRKEVKDYTRYDNIPENKQLFLDLIVRNVLVKKDDNEAMVDLGFQYKEFVNIKANRLDNVLVLTDVGDLNHLFGHEEIDAKKEVYTSAQDHFPEIEKTITCEIGDFRLVNGKRII, encoded by the coding sequence ATGATAGATATAAAAAAAATTGAGGAAATTTACGCTCAATTTTATGTAGAAGGAATAGCAGAAAAATGGTTAAGATTGCCCGATTTAGAAAAGGCACTTTCGTTACTTTCTATCCCAAAAGAATGTATCGGCTACTCTTTCATGAAACAGCCTATTTATAAAATCAGTGTAGGAAACGGGTCCAAAAGAATATTAATCTGGTCGCAAATGCACGGGAATGAATCTACCGGAACACGTGCAATGTTAGATATTATAAAGTTTTTTTTATCCAAGAATGAATTCTCTGAACAATTATTATCACAAATTTCATTTGATTTTATACCCTTATTAAACCCCGACGGAGCTGATTTGTATAGTAGAAGAACAGCGGTTGGTATTGATATGAATCGTGATTTTTTATCGAAATCTTCGGTAGAACTTCAGATTTTATTAAAACAAGTTAATAAAGAAAAATACCATTATCTCTTCAATTTACATGATCAAAGAACAATTTTCAATGTAGGGAAAACCAAAGAAACGGCAACTTTATCTTTCTTGGCACCGTCGTATAACATAGAACAATCTGTGAATGAAACTCGCCAGAAGACTATGGCAATTATACAGTATATAAATGATAGTCTGCAGACCTTGATTCCTGGAAAAATCGGTAGATATACGGCCGAGTTTTATCCTCGATCTACTGGAGATAATTTCACCATGCAAGGTTATCCTTGTGTGCTTTTCGAGGCGGGACATTACCCAAATGATTGGCAAAGAGAGCAGACCAGAAAGTATCTTTTTTTAGCAATTCTCAAGGCGATGGAAGCAATAAGAAAAGAGGTGAAAGATTATACTCGATATGATAATATCCCAGAAAATAAACAGCTATTTTTGGATTTGATTGTAAGAAATGTTCTTGTAAAAAAAGATGATAATGAAGCGATGGTCGATTTAGGATTTCAGTACAAAGAGTTTGTGAATATAAAAGCAAATAGGTTGGATAATGTATTGGTTCTGACAGATGTTGGTGATTTGAATCATCTATTTGGTCATGAGGAAATCGATGCAAAAAAAGAAGTTTATACAAGTGCACAGGATCATTTTCCAGAAATTGAAAAGACAATAACATGCGAAATTGGAGATTTTCGATTAGTCAATGGCAAGAGAATCATATAA
- a CDS encoding DUF4230 domain-containing protein — translation MKQCSTDNTAEQSHVIAYQIQRMNKMIVAEQNYSDIYSYQSKKSFPGFERFYSADKKITMLINAKAQATYDLSKMNITIDSIQKKIILKDIPAVEIKIYPDVQFHDLDQSMFNKFEKDELNGIKKRGIQHVEKIINKTELKKQAHEQLIQNLGEIYAIAKLYNWEVVDETPYAKETKALSDRAK, via the coding sequence ATGAAGCAATGCAGCACAGACAACACTGCAGAGCAGTCACATGTTATTGCCTACCAAATTCAGCGCATGAATAAAATGATTGTAGCCGAACAAAACTATTCGGATATTTATTCATATCAATCAAAAAAATCTTTCCCAGGTTTCGAAAGATTTTACAGTGCCGACAAAAAAATCACGATGCTGATCAATGCCAAAGCGCAAGCGACGTACGATTTGTCGAAAATGAATATAACTATAGATTCTATTCAGAAAAAAATAATTCTAAAAGATATTCCTGCAGTAGAGATCAAAATTTATCCAGATGTTCAGTTTCATGATTTGGATCAAAGCATGTTTAATAAATTTGAAAAAGATGAGTTGAATGGAATCAAAAAAAGAGGCATACAGCATGTTGAAAAAATCATAAATAAAACAGAGCTTAAAAAACAAGCACATGAACAATTGATTCAGAATTTGGGAGAAATTTATGCGATAGCAAAATTATATAATTGGGAGGTAGTGGATGAAACGCCTTATGCCAAAGAAACAAAGGCATTGTCGGATCGCGCTAAATAG
- a CDS encoding SIMPL domain-containing protein, whose amino-acid sequence MKNTFFPISIVTALGVIIAAFVLSNAFKYKYKSQNRINVVGNAKQDFESDIVVWSGSFSRNDFDLKTASESLNTDKSTVLNYLKNKGIKESEITFDAVNINKDFNYFTREDGTSYSEFSGYTLTQNVSIESKDINRIEKVSRKITDLISQGIELNSSQPSYYYSKLEDLKLELIKKASENGRQRAENIASEAKASLGHLKNADLGIFQITGQNTNEDFSYGGVFNTTSRSKTANITVKLSFATK is encoded by the coding sequence ATGAAAAACACATTTTTTCCAATTTCTATTGTTACAGCTTTGGGCGTAATAATCGCTGCGTTTGTCTTGAGCAACGCTTTTAAATACAAATACAAATCGCAAAATCGGATAAATGTAGTAGGAAATGCCAAACAAGATTTCGAATCTGATATTGTGGTTTGGAGTGGAAGTTTCTCACGAAATGATTTTGATCTAAAAACTGCTTCAGAATCCCTAAACACTGATAAATCAACCGTCCTTAATTACTTAAAAAACAAGGGAATAAAAGAAAGCGAAATCACCTTTGACGCTGTTAACATTAACAAAGATTTTAATTATTTCACCCGGGAAGATGGCACTTCTTATAGTGAGTTTAGCGGTTATACGTTGACACAAAATGTATCTATAGAATCGAAAGATATCAACAGAATCGAAAAAGTATCTCGAAAAATTACAGATCTCATCAGTCAGGGAATCGAACTTAATTCTAGCCAGCCAAGTTATTATTATAGCAAGCTAGAAGACTTAAAACTAGAACTGATCAAAAAAGCATCGGAAAATGGACGACAAAGAGCAGAAAACATTGCATCTGAAGCCAAAGCATCTTTGGGGCATTTGAAAAATGCTGATTTAGGAATATTCCAGATTACTGGGCAAAACACAAACGAAGATTTTTCTTACGGAGGTGTGTTCAATACTACATCACGTTCTAAAACAGCAAATATCACTGTAAAACTTAGTTTCGCAACCAAATAA
- a CDS encoding NAD(P)H-dependent flavin oxidoreductase: MTIEDFKKQLDLPIIASPMFLVSNAKLVIETCKNGVCGTIPSLNGRTAEDFENILIEITETLKKHEEETGKKPAPFGVNLIVNKTNPRLETDLKLCIKYRVPLIITSLGAVKEVVDAVHSYGGLVFHDVIKKRHAEKAAEAGVDAIIAVCAGAGGHAGTANPFALIDDIRTFYDGPLLLAGAINNGGDVLAAQNMGADFAYMGTRFIATKEAQADEAYKQMLVDSTFEDIVYTDGISGVNANFLKPSIVQSGIDSNQKKEEDFSELVGQEGHKAWKDIWSAGHGVSGIHDIISTEDLINRIKQEYKSHLQANQKILDSLKF; this comes from the coding sequence ATGACAATAGAAGATTTCAAAAAACAACTCGATCTACCAATAATCGCATCACCTATGTTCTTGGTTTCTAATGCTAAACTTGTCATCGAAACATGCAAAAATGGGGTATGCGGAACTATTCCTTCTTTGAATGGAAGAACGGCAGAAGATTTCGAGAATATCTTGATAGAAATTACGGAAACACTAAAAAAACATGAAGAAGAAACCGGTAAAAAACCTGCTCCGTTCGGGGTTAACCTTATCGTAAACAAAACCAACCCACGACTAGAAACCGATCTGAAATTATGCATCAAATACCGCGTACCATTGATTATTACATCATTAGGAGCTGTAAAAGAAGTTGTAGACGCTGTCCATAGTTACGGAGGATTAGTATTTCATGATGTAATCAAGAAAAGACACGCAGAGAAGGCAGCAGAAGCAGGTGTTGATGCAATTATTGCAGTTTGCGCAGGCGCAGGCGGACATGCCGGGACAGCAAACCCTTTTGCTCTGATCGACGATATCCGTACTTTTTATGATGGTCCACTTTTACTTGCAGGCGCAATAAATAACGGTGGCGATGTATTAGCTGCCCAAAACATGGGTGCAGATTTTGCTTATATGGGCACTCGTTTTATTGCTACCAAAGAAGCACAGGCAGATGAGGCTTATAAACAAATGCTAGTAGATTCGACATTCGAAGACATTGTATATACCGATGGTATTTCTGGTGTAAATGCTAACTTCCTAAAACCAAGCATTGTACAGTCTGGTATAGACTCTAATCAAAAAAAAGAAGAAGATTTTTCTGAGTTAGTAGGGCAAGAAGGTCACAAAGCATGGAAAGATATATGGTCTGCCGGACATGGTGTTTCTGGCATACATGATATTATAAGCACTGAGGACTTAATCAATCGTATAAAACAAGAATACAAGTCGCACTTACAAGCAAATCAAAAAATTCTAGACTCGTTGAAATTCTAA
- a CDS encoding MATE family efflux transporter, with translation MKLKEHFRRNIQLAVPVMITQAGQIFVNVVDSVMVGKLGTDFDHVINPTLSKLSLAAVTLGNSVFMMMLVFAFGFSFALSPLIAAADAQKEEKEVRSYFVHSLVLNISLSVLLIIVLIFAKPLMFLLKQPQEVVEIAIPYISIMTYSMLPLMIFQTFRQFSEGLSLTIPITFATILGNILNVFLNYGWIYGNMGFPRLEVEGAAWGTFFSRIFMLLLLILVLSRFPKTKHYLSKLNFKKFSKHHFKQLYTIGIPTGLTSFFEVSAFAVASFLCGYTFLGTPEDFNLAKINLAAHQISINLVSTTFMLCTGIGVAATVRIGNQLGLKDYHTLREAGWSCILMVITFMTFCGIFFILLRVPLSEIYTNEENVISLASKLLVVGALFQLSDGLQLVILGALRGMRDVKIPSIISFISYWGITIPICAILAIYFEMRALGVWIGLGIGLTVAAVQLLFRYHQQTKKLIDSHKTKKINLN, from the coding sequence ATGAAACTGAAAGAACATTTTCGTAGAAATATACAACTTGCAGTCCCGGTGATGATTACTCAAGCAGGGCAAATCTTTGTAAATGTGGTAGATAGTGTAATGGTAGGAAAATTGGGTACTGATTTTGATCATGTTATAAATCCTACTTTGTCTAAACTTTCCTTGGCTGCTGTAACTTTAGGAAATTCAGTTTTCATGATGATGCTTGTTTTTGCATTTGGTTTTAGTTTTGCCCTTTCTCCACTGATTGCTGCTGCAGATGCACAAAAAGAAGAAAAAGAGGTGAGAAGTTATTTTGTACATAGCTTGGTGTTGAATATATCACTTTCTGTTTTATTGATTATTGTTTTGATATTCGCCAAACCCTTGATGTTTTTATTGAAACAACCTCAAGAAGTCGTGGAGATTGCAATTCCTTATATTTCCATCATGACCTATTCTATGCTACCTTTGATGATTTTTCAAACTTTCAGACAATTTTCAGAGGGGTTATCATTGACAATTCCGATTACATTTGCAACAATTTTAGGAAATATTCTCAATGTTTTTCTCAATTATGGTTGGATATACGGAAACATGGGATTCCCAAGACTCGAGGTGGAAGGTGCAGCATGGGGGACGTTCTTTTCTCGAATATTTATGCTGTTATTATTGATATTGGTATTATCACGATTCCCAAAAACAAAGCATTATTTATCAAAACTCAATTTTAAGAAATTCTCTAAGCACCATTTCAAACAATTGTACACAATTGGCATTCCAACTGGGTTAACTTCCTTTTTCGAGGTGAGTGCTTTTGCAGTTGCCTCTTTTTTGTGTGGATATACTTTTTTGGGAACGCCCGAAGACTTCAATTTAGCAAAAATAAATTTGGCCGCTCATCAGATCTCGATAAATTTAGTATCAACAACTTTTATGCTATGTACCGGAATCGGAGTTGCTGCAACTGTGCGAATAGGCAATCAATTAGGACTGAAAGATTACCATACCTTACGAGAAGCAGGATGGTCTTGTATTTTGATGGTTATAACTTTTATGACTTTTTGTGGTATATTTTTTATTTTACTCCGAGTACCATTATCAGAAATTTATACCAACGAAGAAAACGTTATTAGCTTAGCTTCTAAACTCTTAGTTGTAGGTGCATTGTTTCAACTCTCAGACGGATTGCAACTTGTTATTTTAGGAGCTTTACGCGGGATGAGAGATGTGAAAATACCCTCTATAATTTCTTTTATTTCATATTGGGGGATTACCATTCCAATTTGTGCTATATTAGCTATATATTTTGAGATGCGTGCTTTAGGCGTTTGGATTGGCTTGGGAATAGGTCTCACAGTTGCAGCAGTACAATTATTATTCCGATACCATCAACAAACCAAAAAGCTGATCGATAGCCATAAAACCAAAAAAATAAATTTAAATTAG
- a CDS encoding AMP-dependent synthetase/ligase, protein MKITRLFDFLYNQLENNPIPDSLVSKVNGEWKKTSTQEYVNKANTFSRGLLKLGIKPQDKIGIVTANNRTEWNICDMGMQQVGVISVPLYPTLSPKDYEYVLSNSECKICIVSDKDLYDKVLQAKQNVPTLTGIYLFDDVAGLPNWQEILDLGADDSTQSEVEALKNLVKAQDIATIIYTSGTTGKPKGVVLSHENIVSNVLMSTPAVPNLPSPSRALSFLPINHILERMIVYLYLSRGIGIYYAESIDKLGDNLKEVKPHVFTVVPRVVEKVYDKIYTTGANAGGLKTKIFMWALSLAKEYQPFEKLGFMQKLKMKIADKLVFTKWREGVGGEVVCLVSGSAPLSAHLSRIFWGAGIPVLEGYGLSETSPVISVNMMKKNSFGIGTVGPVLKGIDVKFGEDGEILVKGPNVFKEYYNDPEKTSEAFTADGYFKTGDIGVLENGLLKITDRKKEMFKTSGGKYIAPQQIENLFKQSPYIEQIMVVGEGEKMPTAMIQPSFEKLKSFLKEDLSNEEMIKKPEVIARIQKEVDRMNRQLGHWEQVKKFELTSNEWSIETGELTPTLKLKRKIIMEKNKELYNKLYDIKY, encoded by the coding sequence ATGAAAATCACAAGATTATTTGATTTCTTATACAATCAATTAGAAAACAATCCTATACCCGATTCCTTGGTTAGCAAAGTAAATGGGGAGTGGAAAAAAACCTCTACTCAAGAATATGTTAATAAAGCCAATACTTTTAGTCGAGGATTGTTAAAACTTGGTATCAAGCCACAAGATAAAATAGGTATCGTAACGGCAAATAACCGAACAGAATGGAATATTTGTGACATGGGAATGCAGCAAGTAGGAGTCATTTCGGTACCACTTTATCCTACCTTGTCTCCCAAGGATTATGAATATGTTTTATCAAATTCAGAATGTAAAATCTGTATCGTATCCGACAAAGATTTGTACGATAAGGTTTTGCAAGCCAAACAGAATGTACCAACATTAACAGGTATTTATCTTTTTGATGATGTGGCGGGATTGCCAAATTGGCAAGAGATTTTAGATTTAGGTGCAGATGATTCTACCCAATCTGAAGTTGAAGCTTTGAAAAATCTTGTAAAAGCACAAGACATTGCAACCATAATTTATACATCAGGAACAACAGGAAAACCAAAGGGGGTTGTGCTATCGCATGAAAACATCGTAAGCAATGTGTTGATGAGTACACCTGCTGTCCCTAATTTGCCTTCTCCGTCGCGTGCATTAAGTTTTTTACCTATTAACCATATTCTAGAGCGGATGATTGTTTATTTATATCTATCTCGCGGAATTGGGATTTATTATGCAGAAAGTATAGATAAGTTAGGAGACAACTTGAAAGAAGTAAAACCTCATGTATTTACGGTTGTGCCACGCGTTGTAGAAAAAGTATACGACAAAATATACACAACAGGAGCCAATGCGGGAGGGTTGAAAACCAAAATTTTCATGTGGGCTTTGAGTTTAGCGAAAGAATATCAACCATTCGAAAAACTCGGATTTATGCAAAAACTAAAAATGAAAATTGCAGATAAGTTGGTTTTTACCAAATGGCGCGAAGGTGTTGGAGGTGAAGTCGTATGTTTGGTTTCTGGTAGTGCACCTTTATCAGCTCATTTGAGCCGCATTTTCTGGGGAGCAGGAATTCCTGTATTAGAAGGATATGGATTATCCGAAACTTCACCAGTAATTTCTGTAAACATGATGAAAAAAAATAGTTTTGGTATAGGGACCGTCGGTCCGGTACTGAAAGGTATAGATGTGAAATTTGGTGAAGATGGTGAAATTCTAGTAAAAGGACCAAATGTATTTAAAGAATATTATAACGATCCAGAAAAAACGTCCGAAGCTTTTACTGCAGATGGATATTTCAAGACCGGAGATATAGGAGTGCTAGAAAATGGTTTGCTAAAAATCACCGACCGTAAGAAAGAAATGTTCAAAACTTCTGGTGGTAAATATATAGCACCGCAGCAAATAGAAAATCTCTTTAAGCAATCACCTTATATTGAGCAAATAATGGTAGTGGGAGAAGGTGAAAAAATGCCAACAGCAATGATTCAGCCATCTTTCGAAAAGTTAAAATCATTCTTGAAAGAAGACCTTTCGAATGAAGAGATGATAAAAAAGCCAGAGGTAATAGCTAGAATCCAAAAAGAGGTAGATCGAATGAATCGACAATTAGGTCATTGGGAGCAAGTTAAGAAATTCGAGTTGACTTCGAATGAATGGTCGATTGAAACCGGTGAGTTGACACCAACCCTAAAGCTGAAACGTAAAATTATTATGGAAAAAAATAAAGAGTTGTATAATAAATTATACGATATAAAATATTAA